One region of Primulina tabacum isolate GXHZ01 chromosome 17, ASM2559414v2, whole genome shotgun sequence genomic DNA includes:
- the LOC142531938 gene encoding putative non-specific lipid-transfer protein 14, with the protein MMFDRYNKMMRISSVTAAARMIVVVAIVLFRFRVVFAADCTTVTSLVSACSSFVTYGSPNPIPGSPCCVAMTSLNNLANSGDNIRTVCRCVMELISNYSPNATAISTLPGFCGVSLGFTIDPNTDCEYIDQYSKLKGG; encoded by the coding sequence atgatgtTCGATCGATATAACAAAATGATGCGAATCAGTTCAGTCACTGCCGCAGCTCGCATGATCGTTGTGGTGGCCATTGTGCTCTTTCGGTTTCGGGTAGTATTCGCTGCCGACTGCACAACCGTGACATCGCTTGTCTCTGCCTGCTCGAGCTTCGTGACATATGGTTCCCCGAACCCGATTCCGGGTTCTCCATGCTGCGTGGCCATGACCAGCCTGAACAATCTGGCAAATTCCGGCGATAATATCCGCACCGTCTGCCGGTGCGTGATGGAACTGATAAGTAATTACAGCCCTAACGCCACTGCCATATCTACCTTGCCCGGATTCTGCGGCGTCTCTCTTGGGTTCACCATTGATCCTAACACTGATTGTGAATA